A region from the Anoplolepis gracilipes chromosome 2, ASM4749672v1, whole genome shotgun sequence genome encodes:
- the LOC140662790 gene encoding MAD2L1-binding protein — MFSRDKKGEMEIDIMLDEPLTNDSCTKVVMELVKYVLYQKEQIPFAYEALARFQTSMKVTDRNATSFKALSSMLKNVSDQLSSQFFLKGCDVKEIAILLGATILSPKLCIVIELPSYILNSKQHKEYQHSSRKPLLKLMRSLLECGEFQEAMDIPLNMTNMFIMLKKNDGNSISDFFLPKPQYVPPVQSCFRIKLYQNDQLDMQCNCGSLVAVYHDSYKMQIENEDNVQYTQYNSSTQSLYQWYQSKQIIKGFKFRS, encoded by the exons atgttttccagAGACAAGAAAGGCGAAATGGAGATCGATATAATGTTGGACGAGCCGCTGACTAATGATTCGTGCACAAAAGTGGTGATGGAACTTGTGAAATACGTTTTATATCAAAAGGAACAGATACCATTCGCTTACGAAGCGTTGGCCAGGTTTCAGACTAGCATGAAGGTGACAGATAGGAATGCGACCTCCTTTAAAGCCTTGTCGAGTATGCTGAAGAATGTCTCGGATCAATTATCTTCGCAGTTCTTTCTCAAGGGTTGCGATGTAAAAGAAATAGCTATATTGCTTGGCGCTACGATACTCTCGCCAAAGCTCTGCATCGTAATAGAGCTTCCCTCGTACATCCTCAACAGCAAGCAGCATAAGGAGTACCAGCACTCTTCGAGGAAACCGCTTTTAAAACTCATGAG GTCTCTGTTGGAATGCGGCGAGTTTCAAGAGGCCATGGATATACCTTTAAATATGACAAACATGTTTATCATGTTGAAGAAAAATGATGGCAATTCGATATCGGACTTTTTCTTACCTAAACCACAATATGTGCCACCAGTACAAAGTTGCTTCAGGATCAAACTGTACCAGAATGATCAATTGGATATGCAGTGTAATTGCGGGTCTCTTGTTGCAGTATACCATGATTCGTATAAGATGCAGATAGAGAATGAAGATAATGTGCAATATACTCAATACAATAGTTCCACTCAATCTTTGTATCAGTGGTATCAatcaaaacaaattataaaggGCTTTAAATTCCGTTCGTGA
- the H gene encoding hairless — protein MREKSAECHAHAAHVRGTTEMCSRDPSTLHPTLAKANGKNSSPQPAHHTEARIDNNLPPTPGGRLKFFKDGKFILELSHRRDGEKTTWFPVPKKTFWPPASTIPNRQESSTSLSVSDDNSSIQSSPWQRDHCWKQTHPRRRITTEFNFYYRRNPKTRLCAHPRLIAKKRRRPLDPTTAILVPESTAYPTKISRKLINGTSSSGKVLGLIIDKLSRLLDPNVVSPRKRILRELERVSLEDQASKRRATPQPVCTTSAPPTPSGKQLSSYSITSILGEDKPSPEPGFLRTLLKPDDRQSVKYSSTNTYPRVRIDPYIGSSNTSVHHPLYGLPMLPPGSYRAAPLWMAPQYSSAVHYPPPMQLYAPPHPHPSSPHYKDYREQTLTPPSDMPLNLSKHAG, from the exons ATGCGTGAAAAGTCAGCAGAATGTCATGCTCACGCAGCTCACGTGAGGGGCACGACAGAGATGTGCTCGCGTGATCCATCAACATTGCACCCAACCCTTGCCAAGGCAAATGGTAAAAATTCAAGTCCCCAGCCAGCTCATCACACGGAAGCACGCATAGATAACAACCTGCCGCCGACTCCGGGAGGCCGCTTGAAATTCTTTAAAGATGGAAAATTTATCTTGGAACTATCTCATCGCAGGGATGGAGAGAAAACTACATGGTTTCCCGTGCCAAAGAAAACTTTTTGGCCACCTGCTAGCACTATTCCAAATCGACAAGAGAGCTCTACTTCCCTTAGTG TTTCCGATGATAATTCGTCGATCCAGTCCAGTCCTTGGCAGAGAGATCACTGCTGGAAACAGACCCATCCCCGACGCAGGATAACCacggaatttaatttttactatcgCCGAAATCCGAAGACTCGTCTGTGCGCGCATCCTCGTTTAATAGCGAAGAAACGCAGACGTCCGTTAGACCCTACAACTGCAATTCTCGTTCCGGAATCAACGGCTTATCCGACGAAGATATCTCGGAAATTGATAAACGGCACGTCATCGTCAGGCAAGGTTCTGGGACTGATCATCGATAAACTATCGCGTCTGCTGGATCCTAATGTCGTATCGCCTCGCAAACGTATACTCCGAGAGTTGGAAAGAGTTTCGCTGGAGGATCAAGCATCCAAAAGACGAGCTACTCCGCAACCAGTTTGCACGACGAGTGCGCCACCGACTCCCTCCGGGAAACAACTATCGTCGTATAGTATAACGAGTATCCTGGGAGAGGATAAACCAAGTCCCGAGCCAGGCTTCTTGCGAACATTGCTGAAGCCAGATGATCGGCAGTCTGTAAAATACTCATCGACCAACACTTATCCGAGGGTACGAATCGACCCTTACATTGGATCTAGCAATACATCCGTTCATCATCCGCTCTATGGATTACCGATGTTGCCTCCTGGATCATATAGAGCGGCGCCTCTATGGATGGCACCCCAATATTCGTCTGCCGTCCACTATCCGCCTCCTATGCAATTGTATGCACCGCCGCATCCTCATCCATCATCCCCACATTATAAAGACTACAGGGAACAAACTCTTACACCTCCTTCag ATATGCCTCTGAATCTGTCGAAGCATGCGGGTTGA
- the Spt gene encoding uncharacterized protein Spt: MDLKTKQMKKLLESLQQQISKLQLLLTNVSNSSEILVTKATLVEQLHFLTQRFKNLATNDNCDLEEENVKIIDTVTKSKHISLLKDIDEIIENINRNNIDKHITDLLLNNVKLALRALEDLECLPLKQRVQDCLNYVREMSMANQIEDLRNIKELGTSILELLEPLQKYRRSLISAFLSDKLALYSSQLCTSFEMLVHLTQEQHRLNAPIYACKKYICGRICTCCELILNLFDDSNPSQEEEVSEKENHFVYRMDLALDIILEMSSKTHQEQVSQCIELWLRLEDVFSHAMAIAQVCQLYNFNAITGSCQSIVMEYEKLKQQLLSETPDPSLNNLFMHTLTDALYRLERKINIAVLTLVMEVFGNPYASLKKLVMSCGNSLSAKTRSSSDLKSLIEDFDQLFDQTMQIGKFAIACCKNTNRNNKIRNCLAGFESLETELISAITSFYLHPDNKEMRSSVKLLTTQWQQEMSKFQTSVNFIINSAAFCEIIMGTLQERVMEISDCLDNRKPVTQLQVQGIVQRASALSSQITTIVNDIGTENIDRHTIMKTRELKTAIYEANKASKTLLNEEATEPQILRVIKRCELVLHVVKTLQPALAMIMNSTIHEKSVRTQGESSHGILSNTMNFPSTIYSLPRDENSTVYIRTPYTVKVHKSQVSIQPANSVMQKPSDLSQMIPYIKSGRTLRSEYSIMYNTPRKNRAAIKPVVKSDLSFRNLSNIRQHLFSRDSFKVHTSDDISEDSIDLTAVLKNISLSSSSGHSSYKSLKKISSENTSEKIVSNTTAKKLSETVKRETDSCANKSTLTEKVDDCTISGGGDASLVMETYQKLNSVQGSSNKIQKSTLEKHEM; this comes from the exons ATGGATCTAAAAACTAAGCAAATGAAAAAGCTACTGGAATCTTTACAGCAGCAG atAAGCAAGCTGCAGTTGTTGCTAACCAATGTTTCCAATTCGTCAGAAATTTTGGTTACAAAGGCAACGCTCGTCGAACAACTGCATTTTTTAACTCAGAGATTTAAGAATTTAGCAACTAATGACAATTGTGACcttgaagaagaaaatgtaaagatAATTGATACAGTGACAAAGTCaaaacatatttctttattgaaGGATATCGATGAGATT attgaaaatattaacagaaataatattgataaacatATCACAGATTTATTACTCAATAATGTCAAATTAGCTCTGCGAGCTTTAGAAGATTTAGAATGTTTGCCATTGAAGCAAAGGGTTCAAGATTGTCTGAATTATGTTCGAGAAATGAGCATGGCAAATCAGATTGAGGATCttcgaaatataaaa GAACTTGGTACTTCAATATTGGAACTACTTGAAccattgcaaaaatatagaagaagTTTAATATCTGCTTTCTTGTCAGATAAGCTGGCTCTTTATTCTTCTCAACTATGCACATCATTTGAGATGCTGGTACACTTGACTCAGGAGCAGCACCGGTTAAATGCACccatttat GCTTGCAAGAAGTATATTTGTGGAAGAATATGTACTTGTTGTGAACtgatcttaaatttatttgatgatTCAAATCCATCGCAAGAAGAAGAAGTTTCCGAAAAGGAGAATCACTTCGTCTatag AATGGATTTAGCGTTGGacattatattagaaatgtcAAGCAAAACGCATCAGGAGCAAGTATCTCAATGCATAGAACTATGGTTGAGATTGGAAGATGTTTTTTCTCATGCTATGGCGATTGCCCAAGTGTGTCAACTGTACAATTTTAATGCCATAACTGGATCATGTCAGTCTATAGTAATGGAATATGAGAAATTAAAGCAGCAATTACTATCGGAAACACCAGATCCATCATTAAATAACTTGTTTATGCACACCTTGACCGATGCTCTTTATCGTTTAGAACGTAAAATCAATATAGCAGTATTAACACTCGTGATGGAGGTATTCGGCAATCCTTATGCGTCTTTAAAGAAGCTCGTCATGTCGTGTGGAAATTCGTTAAGTGCGAAAACAAGATCCAGTAGTGATCTAAAAAGTCTTATAGAAGACTTTGACCAACTTTTTGACCAAACTATGCAAATTGGAAAGTTTGCTATTGCTTGTTGCAAGAACACGAATC gtaataataaaattcgcaATTGCCTCGCCGGATTTGAATCCTTAGAGACGGAATTAATTTCTGCTATAACTTCCTTTTACTTGCATCcagataataaagaaatgcGTTCTAGTGTCAAACTGTTGACTACACAATGGCAACAAGAGATGAGCAAGTTTCAAACTTCcgtaaactttattataaattcagcTGCCTTCTGTGAA atcatTATGGGCACTCTCCAAGAACGTGTAATGGAAATTTCAGATTGTCTAGATAACAGAAAACCAGTAACACAACTTCAAGTACAAGGCATCGTTCAACGTGCTTCAGCTTTATCTAGCCAAATAACAACGATTGTAAATGATATTGGTACTGAAAACATTGATCGTCATACAATAATGAAGacaagagaattaaaaacag CTATATATGAAGCCAATAAAGCATCCAAAACTCTTCTGAATGAAGAGGCGACAGAACCTCAAATATTGCGAGTGATAAAACGATGTGAATTAGTATTGCATGTTGTTAAAACATTGCAACCTGCTTTAGCCATGATCATGAATAGTACAATACATGAAAAATCTGTAAGAACTCAAGGAGAGTCCAGCCATg GTATTCTTTCAAATACTATGAACTTTCCATCCACAATTTATAGTTTACCACGCGATGAAAATAGTACAGTTTATATCAGAACACCCTACACAG TAAAAGTGCATAAATCACAGGTGTCCATTCAACCAGCAAATAGCGTAATGCAAAAACCATCAGATTTATCACAAATGATACCCTACATAAAAAGCGGTCGCACTTTGCGCAGCGAATATTCCATCATGTATAATACACCACGTAAAAATAGAGCTGCAATAAAACCAGTTGTCAAAAGTGACTTATCCTTTAGGAATTTGTCTAACATTAGACAACATCTCTTTAGTAGAGATAGTTTTAAAGTTCATACTAGCGATGATATATCTGAAGATAGCATAGATTTAACAG ctgtcttaaagaatatttctttgtCATCTTCATCGGGACATTCATCTTACAAATccttaaaaaagatatcttctGAAAACACAAGTGAAAAAATTGTCTCTAACACaactgcaaaaaaattatctgaaaCAGTTAAACGAGAAACGGACAGTTGTGCAAATAAATCTACATTAACAGAGAAGGTGGATGATTGTACTATATCTGGTGGTGGTGATGCATCTTTGGTCATGGAGACTTATCAAAAACTTAATAGCGTTCAAGGTTcaagtaataaaattcaaaaatcgaCATTAGAAAAACATGAGATGTAG
- the LOC140662789 gene encoding probable alpha-ketoglutarate-dependent hypophosphite dioxygenase produces the protein MASLKFLTSEEKKFWEENGYIKLTNVYSPKEVNEISDAYNELFERKHRENLAGLEARWAGEDMKKLSGYIDYTVKSIHNLQMFSGVFTRLITHPNLLDALEDIMDTEDILLHHTKAHVKPPEKGAPYLMHQDYHYFPFKKHTMLAVFLHLDDTTPENGGLAVYPGSHKLGPLQDHGLTDEQGEQFHYVDPEKYPLSKAVPVTAKKGDIIVFSYLLLHGSYLNLSDRSRRMFLMQVRAADDEPLEDVHKSPCQGLVLRGNNFYRQATMANRFTH, from the exons ATGGCTagcttgaaatttttaacatcaGAGGAGAAAAAATTCTGGGAAGAAAATGGTTATATAAAGTTGACAAACGTATATTCACCGAAGGAAGTAAACGAGATATCAGACGCCTACAATGAACTGTTCGAGAGAAAACATCGTGAAAATTTGGCAGGCTTGGAAGCTCGCTGGGCCGGAGAAGACATGAAAAAACTATCTGGATACATCGATTATACT GTAAAATCTATTCACAATCTGCAAATGTTCAGTGGCGTTTTCACGCGGCTGATTACGCATCCAAATTTATTAGACGCTCTTGAAGATATCATGGATACCGAGGATATTTTGCTACATCATACCAAGGCACATGTAAAACCGCCGGAGAAGGGAGCGCCTTACTTGATGCATCAGGACTATCACTACTTTCCTTTCAAAAAGCACACTATGCTAGCCGTGTTTCTACACTTGGATGACACGACTCCGGAAAACGGTGGCTTGGCTGTATATCCAGGCAGTCATAAGCTAGGACCGTTGCAGGATCATGGACTGACCGACGAGCAGGGTGAACAATTTCATTACGTCGATCCCGAGAAGTATCCCCTATCGAAAGCTGTGCCCGTGACGGCCAAGAAGGGTGACATTATCGTCTTTTCTTACTTGCTGCTTCACGGTTCGTACTTGAACCTGTCCGATAGAAGCCGACGTATGTTCCTTATGCAAGTGAGAGCCGCCGATGACGAACCGCTCGAGGACGTTCACAAATCTCCCTGTCAAGGCCTGGTGCTTCGCGGTAACAATTTTTACCGACAAGCAACAATGGCCAATAGATTTactcattaa